In a single window of the Nilaparvata lugens isolate BPH chromosome 1, ASM1435652v1, whole genome shotgun sequence genome:
- the LOC120349492 gene encoding uncharacterized protein LOC120349492: MLPKRFPVVMENYDPYKSAERQMKELLGLSDDDDALVHSLVPQPPSSSTAPVLNSFNSAFAKFAPIQSPSHNSNRSPDSDLDNDFERLEAESRVTPTLADRCDGIVDKNFNPMSLSTISLCSTISIESFDNSRNNLRKGISSSAKVPSCDRKAQLPLQRSVSVVETPRRGRDFLKSNLKMEHLLFGVTGSNHYNNNNFNDNCDVSDDSSSDNKTLRSSNDLLKNSNSSLADTSPAEQELLKSVSEFEKLFAMPSTLNPYSPLIPNSSLSNTLTPLDHIDKHRSQANKFITDSAYNSMNRKSPQQSSPVEMDTCWSGGSSECSSTRGGAVAAAVVGVGASQTANFCHECGSKFPVLAAKFCCNCGVRRLVI, encoded by the exons ATGCTGCCAAAACGTTTTCCAGTTGT CATGGAGAATTACGACCCGTACAAGTCGGCCGAGCGACAAATGAAAGAGCTGCTTGGCCTGTCTGATGACGACGACGCCCTCGTCCACTCTCTCGTGCCCCAGCCTCCCTCTTCTTCCACTGCTCCTGTCCTCAACTCCTTCAATTCGGCTTTCGCCAAATTTGCACCCATCCAGTCTCCCAGCCACAATTCCAATCGCTCTCCCGATTCCGATTTAGACAACGACTTTGAAAGACTCGAGGCCGAAAGTCGTGTTACTCCGACGCTAGCTGACAGATGTGACGGCATTGTTGACAAAAACTTCAATCCGATGAGCTTGAGCACTATTAGTTTATGTTCTACAATCAGTATCGAATCGTTCGATAACAGtagaaataatttgagaaaGGGTATAAGTTCTAGTGCTAAAGTGCCGAGCTGTGATAGGAAAGCGCAGCTACCTCTTCAACGGTCTGTCTCTGTTGTGGAGACTCCGCGTCGCGGCCGAGACTTTCTCAAGAGCAACCTTAAAATGGAACATCTTCTTTTTGGAGTAACTGGTAGTAAccattacaataacaataatttcaacgaCAACTGTGATGTGAGTGATGATAGCTCCTCTGACAACAAAACCCTGAGATCGTCGAACGATTTGTTGAAAAACAGTAACAGTTCGTTGGCTGACACTAGTCCAGCTGAACAAGAACTGCTCAAGTCGGTGTCAGAATTCGAAAAGCTTTTTGCCATGCCCTCAACTCTCAATCCTTATTCTCCTCTAATTCCTAACTCTAGTCTTTCCAATACGCTCACACCTTTAGACCACATCGACAAGCATCGATCTCAAGCCAACAAGTTTATCACTGACTCCGCATACAACAG CATGAACCGCAAATCGCCGCAGCAGTCGAGTCCGGTGGAGATGGACACGTGCTGGAGTGGCGGCTCCTCGGAGTGCTCGTCGACTCGCGGGGGGGCGGTTGCTGCGGCGGTGGTGGGGGTGGGTGCGTCTCAGACCGCCAACTTCTGCCACGAATGCGGATCAAAATTCCCCGTTCTGGCTGCCAAATTCTGCTGCAACTGCGGGGTCCGAAGGCTTGTCATTTAG